The following proteins come from a genomic window of Liolophura sinensis isolate JHLJ2023 chromosome 13, CUHK_Ljap_v2, whole genome shotgun sequence:
- the LOC135480894 gene encoding uncharacterized protein LOC135480894 yields the protein MAENGGARPWNPAPFIMIPPQPKTRKPGQLNDNQIRQFFEEGYVVVEDFFTADELQPCRDAINMMVDNLAEKLYCAGKVKDRYKEFGLFQRLTELEKDFQGSNILLFKHQKMPKAFCNLWSNERILNVMEQLIGPDVAGHPVWNLRTKTPNSEAVNIPWHQDSAYFSADSYYHLIPTAWVPFLDTTEENGCMQVVRRGHREGKVARHTCCQGPTWYVMLEEEDMEKELGVDMTRDLVTVPVKYGGFLLFHNITPHRSLPNVSNDVRWSVDLRWQSPSSNWGFYDIQEGINFRSASDPELKPDWAKFFSVDRKDVWQKKYFKQKHEEDQFDTTITGPWIGRWEIVNHNKHTKAFFNAVGVKTE from the exons AACGGTGGTGCGAGGCCGTGGAACCCGGCTCCATTCATAATGATTCCTCCGCAGCCCAAAACCCGGAAACCTGGACAACTGAACGACAACCAGATCAGGCAGTTCTTTGAAGAG GGTTATGTCGTTGTCGAGGACTTCTTCACGGCCGATGAACTCCAACCATGTCGTGACGCTATTAACATGATGGTTGATAATTTGGCGGAGAAATTGTACTGCGCCGGAAAGGTCAAAG ATCGGTATAAAGAATTTGGGTTATTTCAAAGACTGACGGAATTGGAGAAGGATTTTCAAGGTTCTAACATTCTGCTGTTTAAACATCAGAAAATGCCAAAG GCGTTCTGTAATCTCTGGTCCAACGAGAGGATTCTAAATGTGATGGAACAACTGATTGGTCCAGACGTAGCCGGACATCCGGTCTGGAACCTTAGAACCAAAACCCCAAATAGCGAGGCCGTCAACATCCCTTGGCATCAAG ACAGCGCTTACTTCAGTGCGGACAGCTATTACCACCTGATCCCCACAGCCTGGGTACCATTCCTGGACACGACCGAGGAGAATGGCTGTATGCAG GTCGTTCGTCGAGGTCACCGAGAGGGCAAGGTCGCCCGTCACACGTGTTGTCAAGGTCCCACTTGGTACGTGATGCTGGAGGAAGAAGATATGGAGAAGGAATTGG GGGTAGACATGACGCGTGATCTCGTCACAGTTCCGGTTAAGTATGGCGGGTTTCTTCTGTTCCACAACATAACACCTCACCGGAG TTTGCCGAATGTTTCCAATGACGTTCGTTGGAGTGTTGACCTTAGATGGCAGTCGCCATCATCCAACTGGGGCTTTTACGACATTCAAGAAGGAATCAATTTTCGCTCTGCCTCTGACCCGGAACTGAAACCTGATTGGGCCAAGTTCTTCTCCGTCGACAGAAAAGACGTCTGGCAAAAGAAATACTTCAAACAG AAACACGAAGAGGATCAGTTCGACACGACAATCACGGGGCCGTGGATCGGGCGATGGGAAATTGTCAACCATAACAAGCACACCAAGGCTTTCTTCAACGCAGTTGGTGTTAAAACGGAGTAA